A window from Musa acuminata AAA Group cultivar baxijiao chromosome BXJ3-10, Cavendish_Baxijiao_AAA, whole genome shotgun sequence encodes these proteins:
- the LOC135651696 gene encoding uncharacterized protein LOC135651696 isoform X2, with the protein MEVDSERWVHCSVARTRSRLPSFSSLSSPVEGSLLLRILWSMAAPRVEDVIAFLTARGFSAAAAALRDDLLSSRSPGDAAGDLNLDLDLDVGSALPPLRLPPPSRGGGGEDALPSAASSSSDAFLSLGSSPSELLNPYGVWSPGRARSDDESTDMHSEFGTAREYNSYWYDDQYGGSRNDHFFVRTDSGRLRSEDKFIMSTEGEEQLRKRDNLDFSANDHRYEHDDDGCEGCAEIYSSPFPICDCCRGLKMHDSDEVAEMIRSSSSAIYGRYQILDDQTERLDEFGEDEFQLRRVSEQTVTIVSASDLFHDRIQPEEKESPELGLPEKELRMLDNNVVNASIDSTNCNLICNKDPKGDSYNKEVIFVNETDEEVLQKRNYSTPPFEEKAFKQGANDACGFNDCGTIDREFQDSGTTDLKGEDDINDDLHLYSTCEDELEVFDLRIIHRKNRTGYEENKHFPIVLKSVVAGRYYVTEYLGSAAFSKVVQAHDLHTGMDVCLKIIKNDKDFFDQSLDEIKLLKHVNKHDPSDEHHLLRLSDYFYHQEHLFIVTELLRSNLYEFQKYNRESGDEEYYTLPRIQAIARQCLEALEFLHHLRIIHCDLKPENILIKSYSRCEIKVIDLGSSCFETDNLFLYVQSRSYRAPEVILGLPYDQKIDIWSLGCILAELHTGDEGDQVEYLIPEKSSLSHQLQSSDAKFIDFLSYLLQINPRRRPTASEALEHEWLSFSYQ; encoded by the exons ATGGAGGTCGATAGTGAAAGATGGGTTCACTGCAGCGTGGCGAGAACACGATCCCGCCTTCCAtctttctcctctctctcctccCCCGTCGAAGGCAGCCTGCTGCTTCGAATCCTATGGTCCATGGCGGCGCCGCGGGTGGAGGATGTGATCGCCTTCCTCACGGCGCGCGgcttctccgccgccgccgccgccctgcGCGACGACCTCCTCTCGAGCCGCTCCCCCGGCGACGCCGCGGGCGACCTCAACCTCGATCTCGACCTCGACGTCGGATCCGCGCTCCCGCCACTAAGGCTTCCGCCGCCGTCCCGTGGTGGAGGGGGCGAGGATGCGCTGCCCAGCGCCGCCTCCAGCTCCTCGGATGCGTTCCTCAGCCTCGGCTCTTCCCCATCTG AGCTTCTCAATCCCTATGGAGTCTGGTCACCAGGTCGAGCAAGATCGGATGACGAGTCAACCGATATGCACTCAGAATTTGGGACTGCCCGAGAGTATAATAGCTACTGGTATGATGACCAGTATGGAGGATCTCGCAATGATCATTTCTTTGTGAGGACCGACTCTGGCAGATTGCGTAGTGAGGACAAATTCATCATGTCCACAGAGGGGGAGGAGCAGTTGAGGAAGCGAGACAATCTTGATTTTTCAGCGAATGATCATAGGTATGAGCATGATGATGATGGTTGCGAAGGATGTGCTGAGATTTACAGCTCTCCGTTCCCTATTTGCGATTGCTGCCGTGGATTGAAGATGCATGACAGTGACGAGGTTGCGGAAATGATTAGGAGCTCGAGTTCAGCTATTTATGGCCGCTATCAGATATTAGATGACCAGACGGAGAGGTTGGATGAATTTGGGGAGGATGAGTTTCAATTGAGAAGGGTATCTGAGCAGACTGTGACTATTGTTTCTGCAAGTGATCTCTTTCATGACAGAATCCAACCTGAAGAGAAGGAAAGCCCCGAATTGGGTTTACCGGAGAAGGAACTGCGGATGCTTGATAATAATGTAGTTAATGCTAGTATCGATTCCACAA ACTGTAATCTTATATGCAATAAAGATCCCAAGGGAGATTCATACAATAAAGAAGTAATTTTTGTCAATGAGACGGATGAGGAGGTGCTACAAAAAAGAAATTACAGTACACCACCATTTGAAGAGAAAGCTTTCAAACAAGGTGCTAATGATGCCTGTGGATTCAATGATTGTGGAACAATTGATAGAGAATTCCAAGACAGTGGAACCACTGACcttaaaggagaggatgatattAACGATGACCTTCATCTTTACAGTACTTGTGAGGATGAGCTGGAAGTTTTCGACTTGAGAATAATTCATCGTAAAAACAG GACCGGCTATGAGGAAAATAAACATTTTCCAATTGTTTTGAAGTCAGTTGTGGCAGGCAGATATTATGTCACAGAGTATCTTGGTTCAGCTGCATTTAGCAAAGTTGTTCAGGCACATGATCTCCACACAGGAATGGATGTGTGCCTTAAAATAATAAAGAATGATAAGGATTTTTTTGACCAGAGTTTGGATGAGATTAAACTCCTCAAGCATGTTAATAAACATGACCCTTCTGATGAGCACCACTTATTGCGCCTTTCTGACTACTTCTATCATCAG GAACATCTTTTCATTGTCACAGAATTGCTCCGATCCAACCTGTATGAATTTCAGAAATATAATCGTGAATCAGGCGATGAAGAGTATTATACATTGCCCAGAATACAG GCTATAGCTCGACAATGTTTGGAGGCATTGGAGTTCCTGCATCATTTAAGGATAATTCATTGTGATTTGAAACCTGAGAATATTCTTATCAAGAGCTATAGCAGATGTGAAATTAAGGTTATTGACCTTGGAAGCAGTTGCTTTGAGACAGACAACTTATTCTTATATGTCCAGTCTCGTTCTTATAGGGCCCCTGAAGTTATTCTAGGACTCCCCTATGATCAAAAGATTGATATATGGTCTCTTGGTTGCATCCTGGCTGAGCTTCACACTGGTGAT